The Halomicronema hongdechloris C2206 genome includes a window with the following:
- a CDS encoding type III-B CRISPR-associated protein Cas10/Cmr2: MTDYQRKLYAFLHALHPDSTEPLPAPFGELACWENLEDLHDWWEQHGGKLTGDIAAASDRINLDTNADLPDEVEVRHPISGQRQTITKPSSVPPLPERSRREQSLLEDIPAEIQRSTDAEQVFWWFWRFYPEYLAKANSQALLYPAHRILPDCPLHSYQSTVSALVGALSNQDAEKPEDRIPYLLLFSFSPVQEFIKASRKFLDFWAGSYLLHHLSARLCWYVADKYGPDAVIVPSLWGQDIFDAFTLRDKYPDFAPVMACLADGRTPVARFDDRISNSLSTAGFPNMITALVPGKEAAEKLGQDLSNKLVEEWRTISEKIRDDIRDKVITFLTDDQHQTAREELWREFEKSANPELYRQEMELLQQQNCWEWRHLWEAQIDNTWEPYWAAVPLGNPEKDLLIKPEADQEGQWAKAQDAIAWPPTDLPSEAERRVYQKELNVGTWWGSLQQRLRTAHMAVKNTRHWKIPAAPGPRSTLSGQFSALHPRLNYQKRQLRNGETRDFREGGGLPESSMRLFWLIMSYAYKGLFNGSEMLNALELTKRMAWQFGGVAESMGISTALPVLSPEDYEDEDKADLHLQESRDEIDYEQLIRFPNLSSIAAARFMYESYNQPNSKLRAYWRVLKKKIGSGFENAQHQAQFAARTRGRPTHVWKTDNRINPSQAKKGKNYNGVMFSSKWLADDLNLEKHSENGDGNEVATLRRLVDEAHRHDEVNLGDGSPGDWWVIVLGDGDGMGSYISGETLKAYQEYLIDLEPNHYFNNRQGIDPAEFACHFYDLLDTPKRMGPATHIGLNRALLDFSNRLVPYLTEKRYCGRVIYSGGDDVMAVLPLEDLPGYLRSLRAAWSGGPDPDNEFLQYAPSTSMSSEDRLKGSGYWHPKAPLEGIPFRPHFTMGQDATMSLGIVIANKAVPLPTVLESLWDAEKTAKAMPGKDGLCFRVIYGGGNTLEALMKGELLDDWWALIDKGTQTKDGQDDLSPMLYRLAEELPKRASVTKDYNLFAEAAKVIVSNRDESKQFDDFEGFCDQLMAWLKRWEAWVKTVDPKQLQPGYDPRQDPPLTGTSPDALGYLLRFSAFWVSKNAQRRAWVQPVEVKS, from the coding sequence GTGACTGATTACCAGCGCAAACTCTACGCCTTTCTCCACGCTCTACATCCAGACTCCACAGAACCTCTGCCTGCCCCCTTTGGCGAGTTAGCCTGTTGGGAGAACCTTGAGGACCTTCACGACTGGTGGGAGCAACACGGCGGAAAGCTCACTGGCGATATCGCCGCCGCCAGCGATCGCATCAACCTCGACACCAATGCCGATCTCCCTGACGAGGTCGAGGTGCGCCACCCTATCAGTGGTCAGCGACAGACCATTACCAAGCCATCCTCAGTCCCGCCGCTCCCTGAGCGGAGTCGAAGGGAGCAGTCGCTCCTTGAGGACATCCCTGCCGAGATTCAACGCTCCACCGACGCCGAGCAGGTGTTCTGGTGGTTCTGGCGCTTCTATCCGGAGTATTTAGCTAAAGCGAATTCCCAAGCCCTGCTCTACCCGGCCCATCGGATCCTGCCGGACTGTCCCCTACACAGCTACCAGAGCACGGTGTCGGCCCTCGTCGGTGCCCTTTCCAACCAGGACGCCGAAAAGCCCGAAGACCGGATCCCTTATCTCTTGCTGTTCAGCTTCTCCCCAGTACAGGAGTTCATCAAAGCCTCCCGCAAGTTTCTGGATTTTTGGGCCGGGTCTTATCTGCTCCACCACCTCAGCGCCCGCCTCTGTTGGTATGTCGCGGATAAATATGGCCCCGACGCAGTGATTGTGCCGTCCCTGTGGGGACAGGATATTTTTGATGCGTTCACGCTGCGAGACAAATACCCAGACTTTGCTCCTGTGATGGCTTGTCTGGCAGACGGTCGCACGCCAGTGGCTCGATTCGACGATCGCATCTCCAACAGTCTCAGTACTGCTGGCTTTCCCAATATGATTACGGCATTGGTGCCAGGGAAAGAAGCAGCAGAGAAGTTAGGGCAGGATCTATCAAACAAACTGGTTGAAGAATGGCGAACCATCAGCGAAAAGATCCGTGACGACATTCGTGATAAGGTCATCACCTTCTTAACTGACGATCAGCACCAGACCGCCCGAGAGGAGTTATGGCGGGAATTTGAGAAGTCAGCCAATCCAGAGCTCTATCGCCAGGAAATGGAGCTGCTTCAACAGCAAAACTGCTGGGAGTGGCGACACCTCTGGGAAGCCCAGATTGACAACACCTGGGAACCCTACTGGGCGGCGGTGCCTTTGGGGAATCCTGAAAAAGATTTACTGATTAAGCCAGAAGCCGATCAGGAGGGTCAATGGGCAAAGGCACAAGATGCAATCGCATGGCCGCCCACCGATCTCCCCAGCGAAGCGGAACGACGGGTCTACCAGAAAGAACTCAATGTCGGTACCTGGTGGGGCAGCCTGCAACAGCGCCTGCGCACCGCTCACATGGCGGTGAAAAACACCCGCCACTGGAAAATTCCCGCCGCTCCCGGCCCTCGTTCCACTCTGTCAGGGCAATTCAGCGCTCTGCATCCCCGCTTGAATTATCAAAAGCGGCAACTTCGCAATGGCGAAACCCGCGACTTCCGGGAAGGTGGCGGCCTGCCGGAAAGCTCCATGCGGCTGTTCTGGCTGATCATGTCTTATGCCTACAAGGGTTTATTCAACGGCTCCGAAATGCTCAATGCCCTGGAACTGACCAAGCGCATGGCCTGGCAATTCGGCGGTGTAGCTGAGTCGATGGGTATCTCTACGGCCCTGCCTGTGCTCAGTCCCGAAGACTATGAAGACGAGGATAAAGCTGATTTGCACCTACAGGAGAGTCGTGACGAAATCGACTACGAACAGCTCATCCGCTTTCCTAACCTCAGTTCTATTGCAGCGGCTCGCTTTATGTACGAGTCCTACAACCAGCCAAACTCAAAGCTCAGAGCCTATTGGCGAGTTTTGAAGAAGAAGATTGGCAGCGGCTTTGAGAATGCCCAACACCAAGCTCAGTTTGCGGCTCGTACCCGAGGACGACCGACCCATGTCTGGAAAACAGATAACCGTATCAATCCATCCCAAGCGAAGAAAGGGAAAAACTATAACGGAGTGATGTTCTCTAGCAAATGGCTAGCGGATGATCTCAACCTGGAAAAACACTCTGAAAACGGCGATGGGAATGAAGTTGCCACTCTGCGCCGATTAGTTGATGAAGCGCATCGCCACGACGAGGTTAACCTTGGCGACGGCAGCCCCGGTGACTGGTGGGTCATCGTGCTGGGTGATGGCGACGGCATGGGCAGCTACATCTCGGGAGAAACTCTCAAAGCTTACCAAGAATACTTGATTGACCTAGAACCAAATCACTACTTCAATAATCGCCAAGGTATTGACCCTGCTGAATTTGCTTGTCATTTCTACGATTTGCTTGACACGCCAAAACGCATGGGACCCGCTACCCACATCGGCCTCAACCGGGCCCTGCTGGACTTCTCCAATCGGCTGGTGCCGTACCTGACGGAAAAACGCTACTGCGGTCGAGTGATCTATAGCGGCGGCGATGATGTGATGGCGGTGTTGCCCCTGGAAGATTTGCCAGGATATTTGCGATCGCTCCGCGCCGCTTGGAGTGGTGGGCCAGATCCTGACAACGAATTTCTCCAGTATGCTCCTTCAACTTCCATGTCTTCTGAAGATCGCCTGAAGGGAAGCGGCTATTGGCATCCCAAAGCCCCCCTTGAAGGGATTCCATTTCGCCCCCATTTCACCATGGGCCAAGACGCCACCATGAGCCTGGGCATTGTGATTGCCAACAAAGCCGTGCCCCTGCCTACGGTGCTAGAAAGCCTGTGGGATGCCGAGAAAACCGCCAAAGCCATGCCCGGTAAAGACGGCCTCTGCTTTCGCGTCATCTATGGCGGCGGCAACACCCTGGAAGCATTGATGAAAGGAGAGTTACTGGATGACTGGTGGGCACTGATCGATAAGGGGACTCAAACCAAAGATGGCCAAGATGACCTGAGTCCGATGCTCTATCGCTTAGCCGAAGAACTCCCGAAACGGGCCAGTGTCACCAAAGACTATAATCTCTTCGCTGAAGCTGCCAAAGTAATCGTCAGTAATCGCGACGAAAGTAAGCAATTCGATGACTTTGAAGGCTTCTGCGATCAGCTCATGGCCTGGTTAAAGCGATGGGAAGCCTGGGTCAAGACCGTTGATCCAAAGCAGCTGCAGCCAGGTTATGACCCGCGCCAAGATCCGCCCCTGACAGGTACCAGCCCCGATGCTCTGGGCTATCTGCTCCGCTTCAGTGCCTTCTGGGTGAGTAAGAACGCCCAGCGTCGTGCCTGGGTGCAACCGGTGGAGGTGAAGTCATGA
- a CDS encoding 1,2-dihydroxy-3-keto-5-methylthiopentene dioxygenase has product MAILQLETGPRFTALEDIARELAPLGIELNHWPLGDEPEMGSLLAQPALDEAEKATVLEALDTYFETLKATAGYQSRDLIALHPQVPNLEALLAKFDKIHTHADDEVRYIIDGEGVFGFVRPDGSQVRLTVQPEEYINVPAGTEHWFYLTAARRIKAIRYFSGTDGWTPEYTGRQIRVPAMA; this is encoded by the coding sequence ATGGCAATTTTGCAACTTGAGACTGGCCCCCGTTTCACCGCCCTGGAGGACATTGCCCGCGAATTGGCCCCTCTAGGCATTGAACTGAACCACTGGCCCCTAGGGGATGAGCCCGAGATGGGATCGCTTCTGGCCCAGCCCGCCCTAGACGAGGCCGAAAAAGCAACGGTGCTAGAGGCCCTAGACACCTATTTTGAGACTCTCAAAGCCACCGCTGGCTATCAGTCTCGGGATCTGATCGCGCTCCATCCCCAGGTGCCCAACCTAGAGGCACTGCTGGCCAAGTTCGACAAGATTCACACCCATGCCGACGATGAGGTGCGTTACATCATCGATGGAGAGGGGGTGTTTGGCTTCGTGCGGCCCGATGGCAGCCAGGTGCGCCTGACCGTGCAGCCAGAGGAATATATCAATGTACCGGCTGGCACCGAGCACTGGTTTTATTTGACAGCCGCCCGCCGCATCAAGGCCATCCGCTACTTCAGTGGCACCGACGGCTGGACCCCTGAGTACACCGGGCGGCAGATTCGCGTCCCCGCCATGGCTTAG
- a CDS encoding adenylate/guanylate cyclase domain-containing protein: MPLLKSRVKQALRRVIHKPTLRLVFTVPVLLQLVGAVGLVGYLSFRNGQQAVQDLASQLRSEISARIRRELQGYFGDPHAINRLNASAFTYGDLDVVDARYGEHLLFQQMKIYPTIAFVYCGSAKGGEFFGILRSPETGQLQLSYGNAANNFFRDYYSLDVRGQRLHRLYQADRPFDSRQRPWYRAAVETERPTWTDVYIAFTTGLPNVTASLPVYDQWGRQLLGVCATDVVLPEEFRTFLTNLEVGDSGQAFVIDRQGHLISSSTDEPLMVGTGEDAQFLMAVDSENPLVRQSVQHLLQRYQRLQSIQTPEQWAFEVDGERQFLEVLPFNDPFGLDWLILVVVPESDFMAQIHANTRTTVILCLVALLLAMVIGILSTRWVTSPILQLNAAVKEIAAGHYNRLVSVDRPDEVGELAKSFNSMVLRLQHSFQRLETQRNAFARFFPREYLTFLNKASVTEIELGDHVSKEMAVMFSDIRYFTSLAEKMAPQETFDFINTYLQKISPEIRAYQGFVVKFIGDGMMAIFPKRVEDALDAGIAQFQRVREYNAQRQTTGDFAIEIGIGIHVGHLMLGMIGEHHRIQGDALSDTVNLAARLEGLTKFFGVSLLMSGQVLQQLQDPSRYLIRSLGQAIVRGRTEPIAIYEVLDAEAEAERHLKQQTLPQFEQGVAAYCDRNLTLAQACFQQVLAVHPGDRIAQLYLERTNRLLADGIPADWVGVWSFTQKR, from the coding sequence ATGCCACTGTTGAAGTCCCGTGTCAAACAGGCGTTGCGCCGGGTGATTCATAAACCGACTCTACGCCTCGTGTTTACTGTGCCAGTGCTGCTGCAACTCGTTGGTGCAGTCGGGTTAGTCGGCTACCTCTCCTTTCGCAACGGTCAACAGGCCGTTCAAGACCTGGCCTCTCAGTTGCGCAGTGAGATCTCGGCCCGGATTCGGCGGGAACTACAGGGCTATTTCGGAGATCCCCATGCCATCAATCGGCTGAACGCCAGCGCCTTTACCTATGGTGACCTGGATGTCGTCGACGCCCGCTATGGGGAACATCTGCTGTTTCAGCAGATGAAAATCTACCCCACCATTGCCTTCGTCTATTGCGGCAGCGCCAAGGGGGGGGAATTTTTTGGCATCCTGCGCTCCCCCGAGACAGGACAATTACAGCTGTCCTATGGCAATGCCGCCAACAATTTTTTTCGAGACTATTACAGCCTGGATGTGCGCGGTCAGCGGCTACACCGGCTTTATCAGGCAGACCGGCCCTTTGATTCCCGACAGCGCCCCTGGTATCGCGCCGCCGTCGAGACAGAGCGACCGACCTGGACCGATGTCTATATCGCCTTCACTACCGGGCTGCCCAATGTGACGGCCAGTCTGCCGGTCTATGACCAGTGGGGCAGGCAATTACTGGGGGTGTGTGCCACCGATGTGGTGTTACCGGAGGAGTTTCGCACCTTTCTCACCAATCTGGAGGTGGGCGATTCAGGCCAAGCCTTTGTGATCGATCGCCAGGGGCATCTGATTTCGAGTTCCACCGACGAACCGTTAATGGTGGGCACAGGTGAGGATGCCCAATTTCTGATGGCAGTGGATAGCGAGAATCCGCTGGTGCGGCAGTCGGTTCAGCACCTGCTGCAACGATACCAGCGCCTGCAGAGTATCCAGACTCCCGAGCAGTGGGCCTTTGAGGTGGATGGGGAGCGCCAATTCCTGGAGGTTCTCCCCTTCAACGATCCATTCGGCCTCGACTGGCTGATCTTGGTGGTGGTGCCCGAATCGGACTTCATGGCCCAGATCCACGCCAACACCCGCACCACCGTTATTCTCTGCCTGGTGGCCTTGCTCCTGGCCATGGTGATTGGCATTCTATCGACTCGCTGGGTCACGTCTCCGATCCTGCAGCTCAACGCCGCCGTTAAAGAGATTGCTGCAGGCCACTATAATCGCCTGGTGAGCGTGGATCGCCCCGACGAGGTGGGGGAATTAGCCAAGTCATTCAACAGCATGGTGTTGCGATTGCAGCACTCGTTTCAACGGCTAGAAACCCAACGCAACGCCTTTGCCCGCTTCTTCCCGCGGGAGTATCTCACCTTTCTCAACAAGGCCAGCGTCACCGAGATCGAGTTGGGGGATCATGTCAGCAAGGAAATGGCGGTGATGTTTTCGGACATCCGGTATTTCACCAGCCTGGCCGAGAAGATGGCCCCCCAGGAAACCTTTGATTTCATCAATACCTATTTGCAGAAAATCTCGCCCGAGATTCGGGCATACCAGGGCTTCGTGGTGAAGTTCATCGGTGATGGCATGATGGCCATCTTTCCCAAGCGGGTAGAGGATGCCCTCGATGCTGGCATTGCCCAGTTTCAGCGAGTGCGAGAATACAATGCTCAGCGTCAGACCACGGGGGATTTCGCCATTGAGATTGGCATCGGCATCCATGTCGGGCACTTGATGTTGGGGATGATCGGGGAGCATCACCGCATCCAGGGAGATGCGCTCTCTGATACGGTTAATCTGGCGGCCCGATTGGAAGGATTGACTAAGTTTTTTGGGGTCTCGTTGCTGATGTCGGGACAGGTATTACAGCAACTGCAAGACCCCAGTCGCTATTTAATCCGTTCCCTGGGACAGGCCATCGTCAGAGGTCGTACCGAACCCATTGCCATCTATGAAGTCCTAGATGCCGAGGCGGAAGCAGAGCGCCATCTGAAGCAACAGACCCTACCCCAATTTGAGCAGGGGGTAGCCGCCTATTGCGATCGCAACCTCACCCTGGCCCAAGCCTGCTTTCAGCAGGTCCTGGCCGTGCATCCCGGCGACCGCATCGCCCAGCTATACCTGGAGCGCACCAACCGCCTCCTTGCCGACGGCATTCCCGCGGACTGGGTCGGAGTCTGGTCCTTTACCCAAAAGCGCTAA
- the egtD gene encoding L-histidine N(alpha)-methyltransferase produces the protein MPTINPSATADNAASASTLAEQDRLTLEYLTAVTPEQADGLDVIQGLSQTPKSLPPKYFYDERGSRLFEQITQLPEYYLTRTETQILQQSADAIATLTGPCDLIELGSGSSTKTRLLLDAYQRQGTPLHYLPVDVSGTMVEESAQALLQHYPQLTLHGLIGIYEQVLAQLPPSRFPRRLLAFIGSTLGNLSDAECDQFLTQVSQALAPGDYFLLGLDLRKPVDVLEAAYNDSQGVTAAFNLNLLHHLNWRFQGNLDPSQFRHVAQYNPVADQIEIYIESLQAQTARLKALDLTVTFAAGERLLSELSRKFDLPTMAASLQSYGLHTVHTFTDPHHWFGLLLCQRQPPAPH, from the coding sequence ATGCCTACTATTAATCCTTCTGCCACGGCAGACAACGCCGCGTCGGCATCTACTTTGGCGGAACAGGACCGCCTGACCCTGGAGTATCTCACAGCCGTTACCCCTGAGCAGGCCGATGGTCTCGATGTCATCCAGGGACTATCGCAGACACCGAAGTCACTGCCGCCCAAATATTTCTACGATGAGCGAGGCTCTCGTCTGTTTGAGCAGATTACCCAGCTGCCAGAATATTACCTGACTCGCACTGAGACGCAGATTTTGCAGCAGTCTGCCGATGCGATCGCAACCCTGACCGGCCCCTGTGACCTGATCGAACTGGGCAGCGGCAGCTCCACCAAGACCCGCCTGTTGTTAGACGCTTACCAACGCCAGGGAACTCCCCTGCACTATCTACCCGTCGATGTCAGTGGCACCATGGTCGAAGAGAGCGCCCAGGCCCTCCTACAGCACTATCCACAGCTAACCCTACACGGCCTGATTGGCATCTACGAGCAGGTCCTCGCCCAGTTACCGCCCTCTCGGTTTCCCCGACGCCTACTTGCCTTCATTGGCAGTACCCTAGGCAACCTGAGCGATGCCGAGTGCGACCAGTTCCTCACCCAAGTGAGCCAGGCCCTAGCCCCTGGCGACTACTTTTTACTGGGGTTAGACCTGCGCAAACCAGTCGACGTCCTAGAAGCGGCCTACAACGACAGCCAGGGCGTCACCGCCGCCTTTAACCTGAACCTACTGCACCATCTCAACTGGCGTTTTCAGGGGAATTTAGACCCCAGCCAGTTTCGCCATGTGGCCCAATACAATCCAGTCGCCGATCAAATTGAGATTTACATCGAGAGCCTGCAAGCCCAAACCGCCAGGCTCAAGGCCCTGGATTTAACCGTCACCTTCGCCGCCGGAGAACGACTGCTGAGTGAGCTCTCCCGCAAGTTTGATCTGCCAACCATGGCGGCTAGCTTGCAGTCCTATGGCTTGCACACCGTCCATACGTTTACCGATCCGCATCACTGGTTTGGCCTCTTGTTGTGCCAACGGCAACCCCCAGCCCCTCACTAG
- a CDS encoding SUMF1/EgtB/PvdO family nonheme iron enzyme, protein MISKPSPSIFPLLQTHPQQSPSPRKRHHHLRRHLTACRGDTLALVAQLTPSEYGQQAHADFSPVGWHLGHIAFTESLWILEHLAGQNGSPSAYRRLFAADGLPKAERQNLPDLATVLDYLAQVRQRVWEYLETAPLQQERLWWWLLQHESQHAETISWVLAMHRRAQHPVPTSSGQSPVVAAVNGPDMVSIPRTTVQLGYGGVEALDNEGPAATVTVEPFWIDRYPVTCGAYRRFMEAGGYYCPDWWSTEGWAWLQAHPVQQPFYWSGQAAMEQHPVCGVSWYEADAYARWLGNRLPTEAEWEVAARGQHGCLYPWGEDGPDISRCNHHHQMGQTTPVGSYPQGCSAWGCEDMLGNVWEWTATCFAGYAGFMAYPYQGYSQAYFDGRHRVLRGGSWATRRWALRSSFRNWYHPHMRQVFAGFRCAHSAV, encoded by the coding sequence GTGATCTCCAAACCCAGCCCCTCCATATTCCCGCTGCTCCAGACTCATCCCCAGCAGTCCCCGTCGCCTCGTAAGCGCCATCACCATCTCCGCCGACACCTGACTGCCTGCCGGGGCGATACCCTGGCGCTGGTGGCCCAGTTGACTCCCAGCGAGTATGGCCAGCAGGCCCATGCCGATTTCAGCCCGGTGGGATGGCACTTGGGGCACATCGCCTTCACGGAGTCCCTCTGGATTCTGGAACATCTTGCTGGTCAGAACGGGTCGCCATCTGCCTATCGTCGCTTGTTCGCCGCCGATGGCTTACCTAAGGCCGAACGTCAAAATCTTCCTGACCTGGCCACTGTCCTTGACTATCTGGCTCAGGTGCGGCAGCGGGTATGGGAGTACCTGGAGACTGCCCCACTGCAGCAAGAGCGCCTTTGGTGGTGGCTGTTGCAGCATGAGAGCCAGCATGCCGAGACCATCAGTTGGGTGCTGGCTATGCATCGCCGAGCTCAGCATCCGGTCCCTACTAGCTCTGGCCAGAGCCCGGTAGTTGCCGCTGTCAATGGGCCTGACATGGTCTCGATTCCCCGAACAACAGTGCAGCTGGGCTATGGTGGCGTCGAGGCGCTGGACAATGAAGGGCCTGCGGCTACGGTGACGGTAGAGCCCTTCTGGATCGATCGCTATCCGGTCACCTGTGGGGCCTATCGCCGGTTTATGGAGGCCGGAGGGTATTACTGCCCAGATTGGTGGTCTACGGAGGGTTGGGCCTGGCTGCAGGCTCACCCGGTGCAGCAGCCGTTTTATTGGTCAGGGCAGGCGGCCATGGAGCAGCATCCCGTCTGTGGTGTCAGTTGGTATGAGGCCGATGCCTATGCCCGCTGGCTGGGCAACCGTTTGCCGACTGAGGCCGAGTGGGAGGTGGCCGCTCGCGGTCAGCATGGCTGTCTCTACCCTTGGGGTGAGGATGGGCCTGACATCAGTCGCTGTAACCACCATCATCAGATGGGCCAGACGACACCTGTGGGCAGTTATCCTCAGGGCTGTAGCGCCTGGGGCTGTGAAGACATGCTGGGCAATGTCTGGGAATGGACGGCGACCTGTTTTGCCGGCTATGCCGGATTTATGGCGTACCCTTACCAGGGATACTCCCAGGCCTACTTTGATGGTCGACATCGGGTGTTGCGGGGAGGCAGTTGGGCCACGCGCCGCTGGGCCCTGAGGAGCAGCTTTCGCAATTGGTATCACCCCCATATGCGTCAGGTGTTTGCTGGCTTCCGTTGTGCTCACTCGGCCGTCTGA
- the egtC gene encoding ergothioneine biosynthesis protein EgtC: MCRLLAYAGPSLSLDRLVTQPEHSLVVQSYQPQELEVALMNADGFGLGWYGPDPSSAPFVYRNTAPIWHDLNLDDLCRYVTSSCVLAYVRSATPGLAVDLSNCQPFRHGPLLFIHNGFIERFKPTLYRPLRQLLSESAYHAIHGMTDSEHIFALWLHHLQGPGNLSLDQALHKTLEQLTTLAADYGVRAAANIVVADGQKLVACRFDTTDQAPSLYWLRHHPQFPESVIIASEPLFPADWVSCPPSTLITVQDCDLQTQPLHIPAAPDSSPAVPVAS; the protein is encoded by the coding sequence ATGTGTCGTTTATTGGCCTACGCGGGACCCAGTCTCTCCCTCGACCGCTTGGTGACTCAACCGGAACATTCTCTGGTGGTTCAGAGTTATCAGCCCCAGGAATTGGAGGTGGCGTTAATGAACGCCGATGGTTTTGGCTTGGGCTGGTATGGCCCCGATCCCTCCAGTGCTCCTTTCGTTTACCGCAATACAGCGCCCATCTGGCACGACCTCAACCTTGACGATCTCTGTCGTTATGTCACTAGCTCCTGCGTCCTCGCCTATGTACGCAGCGCTACCCCCGGCTTAGCGGTGGATCTGAGCAACTGCCAACCCTTTCGTCATGGGCCCCTACTCTTCATCCACAATGGCTTCATTGAGCGGTTCAAACCCACCCTCTATCGACCTCTGCGGCAGCTGCTCTCAGAATCGGCCTACCATGCCATCCACGGCATGACTGATTCAGAGCATATCTTTGCCCTATGGCTCCATCATCTCCAAGGGCCAGGCAATCTTTCCCTAGACCAGGCATTACACAAAACCCTGGAACAACTGACTACCCTAGCGGCTGACTATGGCGTGCGGGCGGCGGCCAACATCGTGGTGGCCGATGGCCAGAAACTAGTGGCCTGCCGCTTTGACACCACCGACCAGGCTCCCTCCCTATATTGGCTGCGGCATCATCCCCAGTTCCCGGAGTCGGTGATCATTGCCTCCGAACCCCTGTTCCCAGCCGACTGGGTCAGTTGCCCACCGTCAACCCTCATCACCGTTCAAGATTGTGATCTCCAAACCCAGCCCCTCCATATTCCCGCTGCTCCAGACTCATCCCCAGCAGTCCCCGTCGCCTCGTAA
- a CDS encoding Uma2 family endonuclease, producing the protein MTVVAKLRALSVQDYHRMVDAGILAADERVELIEGQLYTMAAKGTAHSAAVTRIDRVLSRLLAGKALLRFQDPVQLSDFSEPEPDVAVVKIHPLDYEDHHPTPGEVFWLIEVADSTLRRDRNLKVPVYGRSGIAESWILDVQKRCLHVFRQPGEQGYGLEQRFSEQDTISPLAFPNCQIAIRDWLQPGEQ; encoded by the coding sequence ATGACCGTAGTTGCAAAACTTAGAGCGCTGAGTGTGCAAGATTATCACCGCATGGTAGACGCAGGAATTTTGGCGGCAGATGAGCGGGTGGAATTAATTGAGGGACAGCTCTATACGATGGCAGCCAAAGGAACGGCCCATAGTGCAGCAGTGACTCGCATCGATCGGGTGTTATCGCGACTGCTGGCAGGAAAGGCCTTGTTACGGTTTCAGGACCCGGTGCAGTTGAGCGATTTCTCAGAGCCAGAGCCAGATGTAGCTGTGGTAAAAATCCACCCGTTGGACTACGAGGATCACCATCCGACACCAGGGGAAGTATTTTGGTTGATTGAGGTAGCTGACAGCACCCTACGACGCGATCGCAACCTAAAGGTGCCAGTTTATGGGCGCTCCGGCATTGCCGAATCTTGGATTTTAGACGTGCAGAAGCGCTGCCTGCATGTGTTTCGGCAACCAGGAGAGCAGGGCTATGGGCTGGAGCAACGGTTTTCGGAACAGGACACCATATCCCCTCTGGCCTTTCCCAATTGTCAGATCGCCATTCGAGACTGGCTGCAGCCTGGTGAGCAGTAA
- the bchM gene encoding magnesium protoporphyrin IX methyltransferase — protein MDDKAIVKDYFNATGFDRWRRIYGDGEVNKVQLDIRKGHQKTVDTVMAWLQADGDLAGLTICDAGCGVGSLSLPLAAAGARVFASDISEKMVAEARQQAQETLASEQLPQFAVSDLESLSGTYHTVACLDVLIHYPQAQAATMIGHLSSLAESRLLLSFAPKTLAYSLLKKIGDFFPGPSKATRAYLHREADVIKALESEGWRIQRQAMTKTQFYFSRLLEAMR, from the coding sequence ATGGACGATAAAGCAATCGTCAAAGACTATTTCAATGCCACTGGGTTTGATCGTTGGCGTCGTATTTATGGCGACGGCGAGGTCAATAAGGTTCAGCTCGATATCCGCAAAGGGCACCAAAAGACTGTCGACACGGTCATGGCTTGGTTGCAGGCAGATGGCGATCTAGCCGGGTTGACTATCTGTGATGCGGGCTGCGGGGTGGGCAGTCTGTCCCTGCCTTTAGCCGCTGCTGGGGCACGGGTGTTTGCGAGTGATATCTCTGAAAAGATGGTGGCTGAGGCTCGACAGCAGGCTCAGGAAACCCTCGCTTCAGAGCAGTTGCCGCAGTTTGCGGTGAGCGATCTGGAAAGCCTTTCTGGTACTTACCACACTGTCGCCTGTTTGGATGTCTTGATTCACTATCCCCAAGCACAGGCGGCTACGATGATTGGCCATCTCAGTTCTCTGGCTGAATCGCGACTGTTATTGAGTTTTGCCCCCAAGACCCTGGCTTACAGTTTGCTAAAGAAGATTGGTGATTTTTTCCCGGGCCCTAGTAAGGCCACCCGCGCCTACTTACATCGGGAAGCAGATGTTATCAAGGCCTTGGAAAGCGAAGGCTGGAGGATTCAGCGCCAAGCCATGACCAAAACCCAGTTTTATTTTTCTCGGTTGCTGGAAGCCATGCGGTAG